A window of Mangifera indica cultivar Alphonso chromosome 13, CATAS_Mindica_2.1, whole genome shotgun sequence contains these coding sequences:
- the LOC123194144 gene encoding U-box domain-containing protein 52-like: protein MARRSRDSREERVAVAIDKDKGSQYALKWAVDRLLSRGQSLTLLHVKQKGKTELSGAVSISNAKDEAGKPQIKSVDNYTKEMFLPFRCFCSRKDIKCNEVVLEDIDVSKALIDYVSYYSIETLVVGASSRSSLVKRFKSPDVPSSVTKGAPAFCNVYVIAKGQVSSIRSATMPPPPPVKEPGDDPVETPFIHHQRYAGPNIAQLQSHSIREEMEIRSPFRRASAPKYEASVTDSDISFVSSGRPVIDRMFRSFHDPVDDGMDSGFSNSNYSEHDNMSPRGLLSINKADMNSSLYDVSFSHQGSVNSLSWSSQSSSEDVEAEMRRLRLELKQTMDMYSAACKEALTARHTVREYQRVKLEENQRFEVVRQGEEAALAVAWKERAKCIAALETAEAAKKLAQLEAEKRKNSEMNVEKEAETGLRYADLRYRKYTIEEIEQATDNFASSRKIGEGGYGPVYKCNLDHTPVAIKVLRPDAAQGRAQFQQEVEVLCNIRHPNMVLLLGACSEYGCLVYEYMANGSLEDRLFCRGGTPVLPWQVRFRIAAEIGTALLFLHQSKPEPLVHRDLKPGNILVDRNYVSKISDVGLARLIPPSVTDSVTQYRMTATAGTFCYIDPEYQQTGLLGVKSDVYSFGVMLLQIITAKPPMGLAHQVESAIAMGNLRKVLDPAVQDWPMEDTLSYAKMALQCVELRRKDRPDLGKVVVPELNRLRALAEETMPVISPMRTPDTTPNHSQVSTDRLSYPPSLQYGYESSRNTSKA, encoded by the exons ATGGCAAGAAGAAGTCGTGACAGCAGGGAAGAACGTGTAGCAGTAGCTATTGACAAGGATAAAGGAAGTCAATATGCACTCAAATGGGCTGTTGATCGTCTTCTTTCCAGAGGCCAATCTCTTACACTTCTTCATGTTAAACAAAAAGGCAAGACagaattgt CCGGGGCTGTTTCTATCTCTAATGCTAAGGATGAGGCCGGGAAACCACAAATAAAATCAGTAGATAATTATACCAAAGAAATGTTTCTACCATTTCGTTGTTTTTGCTCGAGAAAAGAT ATAAAATGCAATGAAGTGGTATTGGAGGATATAGATGTATCCAAAGCTTTAATCGACTATGTTTCATACTATTCAATCGAAACTTTAGTAGTGGGAGCATCATCCAGGAGCAGTCTGGTCAA AAGATTCAAAAGCCCAGATGTTCCGAGTAGCGTTACCAAAGGGGCACCGGCGTTTTGCAATGTGTATGTAATTGCAAAAGGACAGGTTTCATCAATACGATCAGCTACCATGCCGCCGCCACCGCCAGTTAAAGAGCCTGGGGATGATCCAGTTGAAACACCTTTTATACATCACCAAAGATATGCag GACCTAACATTGCACAACTTCAGTCGCATAGCATTCGAGAAGAGATGGAAATCAG GTCACCTTTTAGAAGAGCTTCAGCCCCTAAGTATGAGGCTTCAGTAACAGATTCAGATATATCATTTGTGAGCAGTGGAAGGCCAGTTATTGATCGGATGTTTCGGTCTTTCCACGACCCTGTGGATGATGGCATGGATTCTGGTTTTTCGAATTCGAACTACTCAGAACATGACAACATGAGCCCCAGAGGATTGCTCTCGATAAACAAGGCAGATATGAATTCTTCTTTGTATGATGTTTCATTCAGCCACCAGGGAAGTGTTAATAGTCTGTCATGGTCATCACAGTCTTCATCC GAAGATGTAGAAGCAGAGATGAGAAGGCTAAGGCTAGAGCTCAAGCAAACAATGGATATGTATAGTGCAGCTTGCAAGGAAGCACTCACTGCAAGACACACT GTTAGGGAATATCAACGCGTGAAATTAGAAGAAAACCAGAGATTTGAAGTGGTGCGACAAGGCGAGGAAGCTGCATTAGCAGTTGCATGGAAGGAGCGAGCAAAGTGCATAGCAGCTCTTGAGACAGCTGAAGCTGCTAAGAAACTGGCTCAACTCGAAGCAGAAAAGAGGAAGAATTCCGAGATGAATGTAGAAAAAGAAGCTGAAACTGGTTTGAGGTATGCTGACCTCAGGTACCGGAAGTACACAATCGAGGAGATAGAACAAGCAACAGATAACTTTGCTAGTTCTCGCAAGATTGGAGAAGGAGGTTATGGTCCAGTATACAAATGTAATCTTGATCACACACCTGTGGCAATAAAAGTCCTTCGCCCAGATGCTGCACAAGGACGAGCACAATTTCAGCAAGAA GTTGAAGTATTATGCAACATAAGACATCCAAACATGGTTCTTCTTTTAGGAGCTTGCTCGGAATATGGTTGCCTAGTGTATGAATACATGGCTAATGGGAGCTTAGAAGACAGACTATTCTGCAGAGGGGGAACTCCTGTACTTCCATGGCAAGTAAGATTCCGAATAGCTGCAGAAATCGGGACTGCGTTGCTATTTCTGCACCAAAGCAAGCCGGAACCCCTTGTGCACCGTGACTTAAAGCCTGGAAACATTCTAGTTGATCGTAATTACGTTAGCAAGATCAGTGATGTTGGTTTGGCAAGGCTGATTCCTCCATCAGTAACCGACTCTGTAACTCAATACCGAATGACTGCAACCGCTGGAACTTTCTGTTACATTGACCCCGAATATCAGCAGACAGGATTGCTGGGAGTGAAGTCTGATGTTTACTCATTCGGCGTTATGCTTCTGCAGATTATAACCGCGAAGCCACCGATGGGATTGGCACATCAGGTTGAAAGCGCAATTGCAATGGGGAATTTGCGCAAAGTTTTAGACCCTGCAGTTCAAGACTGGCCAATGGAAGACACATTATCATACGCCAAGATGGCGCTTCAATGTGTCGAGCTTAGAAGAAAAGACAGGCCGGATCTCGGCAAAGTGGTGGTGCCTGAGCTTAACAGGCTGAGAGCCCTTGCTGAAGAAACAATGCCAGTCATTAGTCCTATGAGGACACCAGATACTACACCAAATCACAGTCAAGTTTCCACG GATCGTTTAAGTTACCCTCCATCACTGCAATATGGATATGAAAGCTCGAGGAACACTTCCAAAGCATGA